A region of the Candidatus Marinimicrobia bacterium CG08_land_8_20_14_0_20_45_22 genome:
AATATTGTATTTCGTGCGATTTGACTGTATTTCTTCTTATCACTTTTCAAATCGGGAGAAGATTGCCATTCATCATTTTCGTAGGATTCTAGCATATCTTTTTCATAATCAGAATATTTTTCCATTATTTTATCTCCTTATATATTTTTCAGTTGCTTTTCGACTTGGAATAATTGTTTTTAAAAATACTTTTTCTTCATCCTCAATAAAAGGCACCAAATATGCATAATTTTCATACTCTATGATAAAAATAAACTGATTTGGATATTTCTCACTATTTGTATGAGCAATTAT
Encoded here:
- a CDS encoding toxin, whose protein sequence is MKYCDWNKEENQWLKKERNISFEIIVSCLEEGKMLDIIAHTNSEKYPNQFIFIIEYENYAYLVPFIEDEEKVFLKTIIPSRKATEKYIRR